The following DNA comes from Vespula pensylvanica isolate Volc-1 chromosome 5, ASM1446617v1, whole genome shotgun sequence.
ATTTAAATTCTTAGTTTTAGATTGACTCGTGTTACTCgttgaaagaattttcttattttcattcgactgTAATTTTGGAACTAAGTTTCCAGAAATATTTAATCCAACCGTTTtgtctttcccctttttcctcttttttttctgtagaaTTTTAGATTTCTCTAACGTATTGTCAGAGgtttcaattttcttctttggttTATTCATTTGTATTTCTGTTCGATGTAAACAAACAGAACATTTTATGGAGAGTTTattcatttccttctttttacatttttttattaatttagcTCGAACTTTAGACACTTTGTACCCTTCGGTATTCGTTTTAATCATCTTATCAACAGAATGGGAAATCTTTCTACCAGGTAATACTCGTACTTGATGATTTATATTGGTCCAAAGTGATCCACAATGAGAACACATCATTGAAGGTCCAAAACATTTTTTTGGTAATTCGATCCCTTTAGCAACGTTTCTACAACGTTCTCTAAAATTGAGTTAATTTGATTCTAACctttaattataaagaaaaaaatatacttgtacttacatataaaaGTTTTGT
Coding sequences within:
- the LOC122629636 gene encoding uncharacterized protein LOC122629636 isoform X2, with the protein product MEKIEHLWNVTQYLSKLQCPEANRLQNFYINVAKGIELPKKCFGPSMMCSHCGSLWTNINHQVRVLPGRKISHSVDKMIKTNTEGYKVSKVRAKLIKKCKKKEMNKLSIKCSVCLHRTEIQMNKPKKKIETSDNTLEKSKILQKKKRKKGKDKTVGLNISGNLVPKLQSNENKKILSTSNTSQSKTKNLNTSKIKKLNISKMKDIVNQSMTPLNRKSLTNFLKELV
- the LOC122629636 gene encoding uncharacterized protein LOC122629636 isoform X1, coding for MEKIEHLWNVTQYLSKLQCPEANRLQNFYIERCRNVAKGIELPKKCFGPSMMCSHCGSLWTNINHQVRVLPGRKISHSVDKMIKTNTEGYKVSKVRAKLIKKCKKKEMNKLSIKCSVCLHRTEIQMNKPKKKIETSDNTLEKSKILQKKKRKKGKDKTVGLNISGNLVPKLQSNENKKILSTSNTSQSKTKNLNTSKIKKLNISKMKDIVNQSMTPLNRKSLTNFLKELV